The proteins below are encoded in one region of Mauremys reevesii isolate NIE-2019 unplaced genomic scaffold, ASM1616193v1 Contig116, whole genome shotgun sequence:
- the LOC120392787 gene encoding olfactory receptor 958-like, with product MVTHFILLGIPNTNGLQTILFATFLAFYLFTLLGNLLIFSAILADARLHTPMYFFLCNLSIVDLGFSSISTPKLVANLWAQSRTISLGGCMSQVFFYHFLGSTECLLCTVMAYDRYVAICHPLRYLIIMNRRVCTLLAAGTWIASSFHATILTSLTFTLPYCGSNVVEYFFCDIFPVVKLACADTYVIETVTFINTGMVPMTCFLLILASYVRIVYSILKMNSAKGRRKAASTCTSHLAVVTLFFGPCALVYTQPQLSTGMVTAVQLFGYVVTPMLNPAIYVLRNKEVKAALRKLRGGSNTSTLMCGSCRGSRWVCIEIH from the coding sequence ATGGTGACTCATTTCATCCTCCTAGGGATCCCCAACACCAACGGCCTCCAGACCATCCTCTTCGCCACCTTCTTAGCCTTCTACCTCTTCACCCTGCTGGGCAACCTGCTCATCTTCTCAGCCATCCTCGCTGATGCCCGCctgcacacccccatgtacttcttcctctgCAATCTCTCTATTGTGGACCTTGGATTCTCTTCCATCAGCACCCCTAAGTTGGTGGCCAACCTCTGGGCTCAGAGTAGAACCATCTCGCTGGGTGGGTGCATGTCTCAGGTCTTCTTCTACCACTTCCTGGGCAGCACCGAGTGCCTTCTCTGCACTGTCATGGCCTACGACCggtacgtggccatctgccaccCACTGCGCTATCTGATCATCATGAACCGGAGGGTGTGCACCCTCCTGGCCGCCGGCACCTGGATCGCCAGCTCCTTCCACGCCACCATCCTCACCAGCCTGACCTTCACGCTGCCCTACTGCGGGTCCAACGTGGTGGAGTATTTCTTCTGCGACATCTTCCCGGTGGTCAAGCTGGCCTGTGCGGACACGTACGTCATTGAGACTGTGACCTTCATCAATACTGGCATGGTGCCCATGACCTGCTTCCTCCTCATCCTCGCCTCCTACGTCAGGATCGTCTATTCCATCCTGAAGATGAACTCAGCCAAAGGGCGGCGCAAAGCAGCCTCCACTTGCACCTCACATCTGGCGGTGGTGACGCTGTTCTTTGGGCCCtgtgccctggtctacacacagccccagctaagCACAGGGATGGTGACCGCTGTGCAGCTCTTTGGCTATGTGGTCACACCCATGCTGAACCCAGCCATATACGtgctgaggaacaaggaggtgaaagCGGCTctgagaaaactgagagggggGTCAAACACCTCCACATTGATGTGCGGCAGCTGCAGGGGTAGCAGGTGGGTCTGTATAGAAATACATTGA